A single window of Rhodamnia argentea isolate NSW1041297 chromosome 5, ASM2092103v1, whole genome shotgun sequence DNA harbors:
- the LOC115756914 gene encoding ALA-interacting subunit 3-like isoform X1 has translation MVERGETSSTGGSDGTQDPFPSAKKITKRPKYSRFTQQELPACKPILTPGWVITALILVGVIFIPIGLASLFASQRVVEIVDRYDEDCIPPSFKDRALGFIQDDNTDKTCIRKLTVPKLMKSPIYVYYQLSNFYQNHRRYVKSRSDKQLRSRKDESKTTNCEPEAFAGDKQPIVPCGLIAWSLFNDTYKFSVTNQPLAVNKRNIAWDSDREHKFGSDVYPKNFQNGRLIGGAKLNSSIPLNEQEDLIVWMRTAALPTFRKLYGRIEVDLEAGKEITVMIQNNYNTYDFGGKKHLVLSTTSWLGGKNDFLGAAYLAVGGICLFLAVAFILVYVLKPRPLGDPSYLSWNRNPLGHLN, from the exons aTTCTAGGTTCACCCAGCAGGAACTTCCCGCTTGCAAACCGATTTTGACTCCCGGTTGG GTCATTACGGCTCTTATTCTCGTCGGTGTGATCTTCATCCCCATTGGCCTCGCCTCCTTGTTTGCCTCTCAAAGA GTTGTAGAAATTGTGGATCGATACGACGAAGATTGCATTCCTCCAAGTTTCAAGGACAGAGCTCTCGGCTTCATTCAAGATGATAATACTGATAAGACTTGCATTAGGAAGCTAACC GTCCCAAAGCTAATGAAAAGTCCCATTTACGTCTACTATCAGCTGTCTAACTTCTATCAGAATCATCGCCG ATATGTCAAGAGTAGGAGCGATAAACAATTGCGAAGCAGGAAAGATGAGTCGAAGACAACCAATTGTGAGCCCGAAGCATTTGCGGGAGACAAACAGCCAATCGTTCCTTGTGGCCTCATCGCATGGAGCTTGTTCAACGACACTTACAAGTTTTCGGTGACCAATCAGCCGCTAGCCGTCAACAAGAGGAACATAGCATGGGACAGCGACCGAGAGCATAAGTTCGGATCCGACGTCTACCCGAAGAATTTCCAAAACGGACGTCTAATCGGCGGTGCAAAACTCAATTCAAGCATCCCT TTGAATGAACAGGAGGACCTGATCGTGTGGATGCGCACGGCGGCGCTGCCCACTTTCAGAAAACTGTATGGGAGGATAGAGGTCGATCTCGAAGCAGGTAAGGAGATCACGGTCATGATACAGAATAACTACAACACCTACGATTTCGGGGGCAAGAAGCACTTGGTGCTATCGACCACCAGTTGGCTGGGTGGGAAGAATGACTTCCTGGGAGCGGCCTATCTGGCTGTTGGAGGGATTTGCTTGTTCTTGGCAGTAGCCTTCATACTTGTCTATGTGCTCAAGCCAAG GCCTCTTGGAGATCCATCTTACCTATCTTGGAATAGGAATCCACTAGGACACCTGAACTAG